In Lutra lutra chromosome 13, mLutLut1.2, whole genome shotgun sequence, one genomic interval encodes:
- the SLC25A51 gene encoding mitochondrial nicotinamide adenine dinucleotide transporter SLC25A51 has product MVDSEAHEKRPPILTSSKQDLSPHIANVGEMKHYLCGCCAAFNNVAITFPIQKVLFRQQLYGIKTRDAVLQLRRDGFRNLYRGILPPLMQKTTTLALMFGLYEDLSCLLRKHVRTPEFATRSVAAVLAGTTEAIFTPLERVQTLLQDHKHHDKFTNTYHAFKALKCHGIREYYRGLVPVLFRNGFSNVLFFGLRGPIKEHLPTATTHSAHLVNDFICGGLLGAMLGILFFPVNVVKTRMQSQIGGEFQSFPKVFQKIWLERDRKLTNLFRGAHLNYHRSLISWGIINATYEFLLKII; this is encoded by the coding sequence ATGGTGGATTCAGAAGCTCATGAAAAGAGGCCGCCCATCCTGACATCTTCAAAACAAGACCTGTCACCTCATATCGCGAATGTCGGGGAGATGAAGCATTACTTGTGTGGCTGCTGTGCAGCTTTCAACAACGTAGCCATCACGTTTCCCATTCAGAAGGTGCTCTTTCGGCAGCAGCTGTATGGGATCAAAACGCGGGACGCGGTGCTCCAGTTGCGGAGGGATGGCTTCCGAAACTTGTACCGGGGCATCCTGCCCCCACTGATGCAGAAGACGACGACGCTGGCGCTCATGTTTGGGCTCTACGAGGACTTATCTTGCCTTCTCCGCAAGCATGTCCGTACCCCCGAGTTTGCGACCCGCAGTGTGGCCGCAGTGCTTGCAGGGACGACAGAAGCAATTTTCACTCCATTGGAAAGAGTTCAGACATTGCTTCAAGACCACAAGCATCATGACAAATTTACAAACACTTACCATGCTTTCAAGGCACTCAAATGCCATGGAATTAGAGAGTATTATCGAGGCTTGGTACCTGTTCTTTTCCGTAATGGATTCAGCAATGTCCTTTTCTTTGGCCTTCGAGGTCCCATTAAGGAGCATCTGCCTACTGCCACGACTCACAGTGCTCATCTGGTCAATGATTTTATCTGTGGAGGTCTGTTGGGTGCCATGTTGGGAATCTTGTTTTTCCCAGTTAATGTCGTGAAGACTCGCATGCAGTCTCAGATTGGTGGGGAGTTTCAGTCTTTTCCCAAGGTTTTCCAGAAAATCTGGCTAGAGCGGGACAGGAAGCTGACAAATCTTTTCAGAGGTGCTCACCTGAATTACCATCGCTCCCTCATCTCTTGGGGCATAATCAATGCAACTTACGAGTTCTTGTTAAAGATTATATGA